The genomic DNA TGTAAGTAAGTCACAATTGTCATTGTAGAAACACTACTGCTGAAGCGGAACGACTATAAACTTCAGATTGAAGGTCTTAACTTAAAAACAAAAAAACTTCTGTGTTATAGCAGTAAAGCATATCATTTGTGTAATTCGTGACAAAAAAAGTTAGTTTTAAAAAAATATAAAGTAATAAAAGAGGTAGATTATGTTAAAGAAAGCTGAGAAAATATTGTTTCAATATTTTGGATATAAAAAATTCAGAACCAGCCAAGAGGAGATAGTCTCCTCTATTTTGGATGGAAGAAATCTTTTGGGGATAATTCCAACTGGCAGCGGAAAATCTATCTGTTATCAGATTCCGGCACTGCTGTCTCCTAAACTTACCATAGTTATCTCCCCCCTGATCTCCCTCATGAAAGATCAGGTAGATACCCTGAAGATATCCAATATCCCTTCAGCTTTTATAAACAGTTCCCTCTCAAAGGAAGAATATGTAGATATAATCAGGCAGTTGCGGCAGCATAAACTAAAACTCCTGTATATTGCTCCCGAAAGACTCCTCAATGCTAAATTTATAAACCTGCTGACCTCTCTCCAGATAGGAATGGTGGCTGTAGATGAAGCCCACTGTATATCCCAATGGGGACATGATTTCAGAAAATCTTATCTGGAAATCCCTAAATTTATTGAAAAACTGGATCAGAATATACAGATAACGGCATTTACGGCTACAGCTACCCCAAAGGTAAAGGAAGATATCATAGATCTGTTGGAGATGAGGAACCCCAAAATATTTGTAGGAGGGTTTGACCGGAAGAATTTATTTTTTAAAGTTGTAAAAAATGAAGATGCAGAATCATTTTTAGTGGATTATTTGGACACCCATAGAAAAGCTCCCGGAATCATCTACGCTTCTACACGAAAAGAAGTGGACAACCTGTATGCTTATTTGAGATTGAAGCATTTCAGCGTGGGAAAATATCATGCAGGGCTTACCGACGATGAGCGTAAAAAATTTCAAAATAAATTTATAACCGGTGATATCAGAGTTATGATTGCCACCAATGCCTTTGGGATGGGGATAGATAAATCCAATGTAAGATTTGTTATCCACCGGAATATACCCAAAGATATCGAAAGCTACTATCAGGAGGCCGGCCGTGGCGGTCGTGACGGGGGGCAGGCTGAATGTATCTTGATGTTTTACCCTGAAGATATCGGTACACAAGAATTTTTTATAGACATGAATAAAGATCTTTCTCCGGTATTAAAGAGGGATAAACTGAAAAAATTGGATAAGATGGTAGCCTATACCGAGATAAAATCCTGCCTGAGGGAATATACATTGAAGTATTTTGGTGACAGGAGGATCAAAAATTACTGCGGGAACTGCAGTAACTGTACCGGTCTAAAGGATGTGGAAAATAATACTGTGGATGCACAAAAGGTCCTCTCATGTATCGGCAGATCCAGGGAAAATGTAGGTGTCAGGATGGTTATCCGCCTCCTGTTGGGAGAGACAAGTGATAAAATCACAAGAAAGGGTCTGGATAAGATCTCAACCTTTGGAATTTTTAAAGATTACGACAAAAACCTGCTGGAGGAATTTATCAACTACCTCATCTCCGAAGGATATATAGATCAAACGGCAGGATCATATCCTGTGCTTAAATTAAATGAAAAATCATTTGATGTACTCAGTGGAAATATCAAGGTTCTCCGAAAGAAAAATGAAGTTGTATCCTTTGATTATTATGAAAATCCTGTCTTTGAAAGGTTAAATGAGGTACGGCGTAAGATAGCAGAAAAAGAAGGAATAGCTCCATACGTCCTTTTGTCCGATGTAACTTTAATGGAACTGGCAGACAAAAAACCTACCAACAGGTGGGAGATGTTAAAGATTAAGGGGATAGGCAACCAGAAATTTGAAAACTACGGACAAGGTTTTTTAGATGTTTTAATCACAGAGGCAGGGATTGAAAATTTAAAAAATAACGGATCTCAAGAAGCCCAAAAAGCCGATAAAAAATACCTGGTTGAAATTGAAAAAGTAAAACATCTGAAAGAAAGTCTAAACTTAGATGTAGATGTGGAGGAGTTAGCTCAGGCTATAAGTGAGATCTTTTTTTAAAGAGGCTGTCTCAATAGGATAGTAAAAAAAAGTAGCCTAGGCTACTTTTTTTTTATTAAAGCTATGTAATGATTCTCTATTTTTTTGCTTTTCTCTTCATCTTTTAATTGTTTAAAATTTTACCCATCTTTCTTTCATTCTATACTGATTCAGCCTCTTAATTCCCTTTCAAAGTAATAACCTTATTTGCTATTCTTTCTACAAACAGATCATCGTGCTCTATAAATAAAATAGTCGGATTATATTTTAATATGGCTTTTTCAATTCTTGTGCGGGTATGGAGATCCAGAAAATTTAACGGCTCATCCCATAAAAAAAAATCTTTCTCTAAATAGATATTTAAAGCCATATACAGCTTTCTGGTTTCCCCCTGACTGAGGAGGGAAGTATCTTTGCCGAGCAGGTTACCCCGGATATCAAAAGCAGCTAAAAAAGGAGTAAATGACTTAATGTCGATATTTAAATCCATCAGGAACTCTTCCAAGGTCATGTCTTTCGGCAGAAGCTCCTGGGGAAGATAACCTATATTTATTCTCGGATCGATAAATATATTCCCTGTAAATTTTATCTGGTTTAAAACAGCTTTAATAATACTTGTTTTCCCGCTCCCATTGGGGCCAATAATTGCTACTCTTTCACCACGGTCTATACTAAATGATAAATTTGATATGATTTTTTTATCTGCATAGCTGATATTCAGATTATCCACCCTTAAAACTTTTTGAGGCAGCAGCTTAATATCTTTAAATTTAATCTCATATTCTTTCTCAAAAAACTGGACTAATTTTTCTTTATCATCTATCTTATCTAAATATTTTCTTTCATAACTTTTAGCTGTTTTCATCATTTTTGCAGCCTTTCTGCCTTGAAAACCTTTGTCTAAAGCACCACGCTTCTTATCTTCGGTGGATGCTGCCCAATTTTCTTTTTGTTTCAAACTTTCCTTATCCCTGTTTATCTGATTTTTAAGTAAAATATTTTTCTTTTGCTCACTCTCTAATAACTTCAGATAATTTTCTTCAAACTTAAAGAATGTTGTGTTATAGATCTTAGCTTCCCTTCTGCTGTGCAGATGAAGGATAT from Psychrilyobacter piezotolerans includes the following:
- the recQ gene encoding DNA helicase RecQ, whose amino-acid sequence is MLKKAEKILFQYFGYKKFRTSQEEIVSSILDGRNLLGIIPTGSGKSICYQIPALLSPKLTIVISPLISLMKDQVDTLKISNIPSAFINSSLSKEEYVDIIRQLRQHKLKLLYIAPERLLNAKFINLLTSLQIGMVAVDEAHCISQWGHDFRKSYLEIPKFIEKLDQNIQITAFTATATPKVKEDIIDLLEMRNPKIFVGGFDRKNLFFKVVKNEDAESFLVDYLDTHRKAPGIIYASTRKEVDNLYAYLRLKHFSVGKYHAGLTDDERKKFQNKFITGDIRVMIATNAFGMGIDKSNVRFVIHRNIPKDIESYYQEAGRGGRDGGQAECILMFYPEDIGTQEFFIDMNKDLSPVLKRDKLKKLDKMVAYTEIKSCLREYTLKYFGDRRIKNYCGNCSNCTGLKDVENNTVDAQKVLSCIGRSRENVGVRMVIRLLLGETSDKITRKGLDKISTFGIFKDYDKNLLEEFINYLISEGYIDQTAGSYPVLKLNEKSFDVLSGNIKVLRKKNEVVSFDYYENPVFERLNEVRRKIAEKEGIAPYVLLSDVTLMELADKKPTNRWEMLKIKGIGNQKFENYGQGFLDVLITEAGIENLKNNGSQEAQKADKKYLVEIEKVKHLKESLNLDVDVEELAQAISEIFF
- the abc-f gene encoding ribosomal protection-like ABC-F family protein yields the protein MNKINITNLSFSYENPYKEIFSKLNIEIDTSWKTIIYGKNGRGKSTLLKLIDGELIKDGGEIKCDKTFFNFSFQQKVNESTRVLDFIKDNLGPYKLYEDEMEKLLLDPTQDNLIKYGEVEEKYRELDGYQIESLIEKELLNINLDLDILNRFYNSLSGGEKTKIQLISLFLKKNSFPLIDEPTNHLDIESRKLIGQYLKNQKRGFICISHDRKFLNTVGDHILHLHSRREAKIYNTTFFKFEENYLKLLESEQKKNILLKNQINRDKESLKQKENWAASTEDKKRGALDKGFQGRKAAKMMKTAKSYERKYLDKIDDKEKLVQFFEKEYEIKFKDIKLLPQKVLRVDNLNISYADKKIISNLSFSIDRGERVAIIGPNGSGKTSIIKAVLNQIKFTGNIFIDPRINIGYLPQELLPKDMTLEEFLMDLNIDIKSFTPFLAAFDIRGNLLGKDTSLLSQGETRKLYMALNIYLEKDFFLWDEPLNFLDLHTRTRIEKAILKYNPTILFIEHDDLFVERIANKVITLKGN